In Mycobacterium sp. ITM-2016-00317, the genomic window GCCGCAGGCTGTCGCTCACCGCCCCGTCTGCCGGCCACACGCCGAACATGTTCTGCCACAGGAACAGTCCGGTGGCCGGATCCGGGGGAGGGGTGCTCGTCTGCCAGCTCTGTACGAACTCCGACCACAGCGACGGAACCTGGGACAGCACCCCGATGCGGGCGCGCACATCCTCGCCGCGCTTGGTGTCGTGGGTGGTCAGCGTCGCCATCGCCGCCGGCCACATCGCCGCGCGCACCGCGGCCCGCTGGTGGAACTCCGCGGCGCTGACCCCGAACCGCTCCGGTTCGCCGCCGACCTCGTTGAGCGACACCAGCCGGGCGTCGCGGTAGAACAGACAGTCCTCCATCGACTTGGCGGTCGCGGCGCCGCACAGTTGTTGCAGCCGCACCTCGACCTCGCGGTGGGTCAGCGCCGCGGCGAGCAGTTCGAGTGCGTCGGCAAGTTCGGGCTGTTCGGCGGCGGTCTCGGCCAGGGCCACCGGCAGCACCGTGGCCAGCGACGGGTAGTCGGACCGGTAGACGCCGATGTGGCTGAGCACGGTGGCGATCGCGTCCGGGAGACGGTCGTGGTCCCGGCCGGTGGCCGCGATCACGGTGCGGCGCAGCCGAGCGAGTTCACTGCCGAGCGTCACGGTGACCGCGTGCTTCTTGAGTGCGCGGGCCTGGGCGTGGGCGGCCGAATGGTCCACGCCCGCCGCCTCGACCAGCGCGGTCAGCGCCTTGCGGCCGGACGGGTCGACGAACAGCCCGCCGCATTCACGCAACGCGTCGTAGCCGGTGGTCCCCGCGACGGGCAGGCTGTTGTCCAGCGCCTCGTCCACGGCGAGGATCTTCTCGATGACGATCCACGCCTGTGGCCCGGCGATCTCCCGCAGCCAGGCGAGATAGCCTGCGGGATCGGACAATCCGTCCGGGTGGTCGATGCGGATGCCGTCCACCAGGCCCTCGGTCAGCCACCGCCGGACCTCTTCGTGGGTGGCGTCGAACACGGCGCGGTCCTCCTGGCGCAGCCCGGCCAGCGACGTGATCGAGAAGAACCGCCGGTAGCCGCACACGTTGTGGCGCCAGCCGATCAGTTTGTAGTGCTGACGGTCGTGCACCTGCGGACCGCTGCCCGGCTGTGCGTCCGGGCCGGTGCCCGGCGCGATCGGCCATGTCCGGTCGCCGAGTCGCAGCACGTCACCGTCGACGGTCAGATCCGCGACGTCGTCGTCGGAACCGAGCACCGGCAACACGATCCGGCCGTCGGGGTCGAGGGTCCAGTCCACGTCGAAGAACGACGCGTACCGCGACTCGCGGCCGTGGGCCAGCAGGTCCCACCACCACGCGTTCTGCTCCGGGGACTCGACGCCGACGTGGTTGGGCACGATGTCGACCACCACGCCCAGCCCGGCCGCATGCGCTTGTTGCACCAGGCGTTCGAACCCCTCGGGCCCGCCGAGTTCAGCGGAGATGGTCGTCGGGTCGGTGACGTCGTAGCCGTGGCTGGAGCCTTCTCCCGCGGTCAGGATGGGGGACAGGTAAAGGTGGGAGACGCCGAGATCGGCGAGGTAGTCGACCAGGTTCTCGGCATCGGCGAAGGTGAACGCCTCGCCGCTGGCCTGCCCGCGCATCTGCAGCCGGTAGGTGGACAGTACGGTCATGGTCAGGCCGTCTTACGCAGCACGAGGAGCGAGTAGGGCTCCAGCGAGATCGTCTCGCCGGCAACCACTTCCAGCGTGGTCTCGCCCTGGGGTTCGGTGGTGTCGATGGCGCCGGCCCACTCCTTGGCGTAGTCGCCGTCGGGTACCACGAAATCCAGCGGCTCGTCGTGGGCATTGAAGCACAACAGGAACGAGTCGTCGGTGACGCGTTCGCCACGGTCGTCGGGAGCCGGAATGGCGTCGCCGTTGAGGAAGACCGAGATGCACTCGAAGCCCGACCCCCAGTCCTGCTGCGTCATCTCCTGCCCGGACGGGTTGAGCCAGGCGATGTCACGCACCTGGTCGCCGGTACGCAGCGGCTTGCCCTCGAAGAACCGCCTCCGCCGGAACACCGGATGGTCCTTGCGGAACTTGACCACCCGGCGGGTGAACTCGACGAGGTCGGCGTTGGTGTCACACAGCGACCAGTCCATCCAGGACAGTTCGGAGTCCTGGCAGTAGACGTTGTTGTTGCCCTGTTGGGTGCGGCCCATCTCGTCGCCGTGCGCGATCATCGGCGTGCCCTGCGAGAGCATGAGCGTGGCTATGATGTTGCGCATCTGCCTGCCGCGCAGCGCACGGATCTCGGGGTCGTCGGTCGGCCCCTCCACCCCGCAGTTCCACGAGCGGTTGTGGCTCTCGCCGTCACGGTTGTGCTCGCCGTTGGCCTCGTTGTGCTTCTCGTTGTAGGACACGAGGTCGTTGAGGGTGAAGCCGTCATGGCAGGTGACGAAGTTGATGCTGGCGGAGGGCCTGCGGCCCGTCGCCTCGTAAAGGTCCGACGACCCGGTCAGCCGGGACGCGAACTCGCCTAGGGTTGCGGGCTCTCCCCGCCAGTAATCACGCACAGTGTCGCGATACTTCCCATTCCATTCGGTCCACAAACCTGGGAAATTGCCGACCTGATAACCGCCTTCACCGATGTCCCACGGCTCGGCGATCAACTTGACCTGGCTGATGACCGGATCCTGCTGGATGATGTCGAAGAACGCCGAGAGGCGGTCGACGTCGTAGAACTCGCGGGCCAGCGTGGAGGCGAGGTCGAAGCGGAAGCCGTCGACGTGCATGTCGATCACCCAGTACCGCAGCGAGTCCATGATCAACTGCAGGGTGTGCGGATGGCGGGCGTTGAGGCTGTTGCCGGTGCCGGTGAAGTCCTTGTAGAGGCGCAGGTCCCCGTCGAGCAGACGGTAGTAGGCCGCGTTGTCGATGCCGCGGAAGTTGACGGTCGGGCCGAGGTGGTTGCCTTCGGCGGTGTGGTTGTAGACCACGTCGAGGATCACCTCGATGCCGGCTTCGTGGAACGCGCGCACCATCGTCTTGAACTCGGCCACCGCGCCGCCGGCGGCGCGGTTGGCGGCGTACTGGTTGTGCGGCGCGAAGAACCCGAACGTGTTGTAGCCCCAGTAGTTTCGCAGTCCGAGGTCGAGCAGCCGGTGATCGTGCATGAACTGGTGCACCGGCATCAGCTCGATCGCCGTGATGTTCAGCGATTTCAGGTGGTCGATGATCACCGGGTGGGCGAGACCCGCATACGTGCCGCGCAGTTCCTGTGGCACCCCCGGATGGGTCTGCGTCATGCCTTTGACGTGCGCTTCGTAGATGACCGTCTCGTGGTACGGCGTGCGCGGCGGGCGGTCCGAACCCCACTGGAAGAAGGGGTTGATCACCACGCTGGTCATCGTGTGGCCCAGTGAGTCGACGCGCGGCGGCACCCCGCCGCCGGCCGGATCCTCGGCATCCAGATCGTAGGAGTACAGCGCCTGGGAGAAGGCGAAGTCGCCGTGGAACGACTTGCCGTACGGGTCGAGCAGCAGCTTGCTGGAATCGCACCGGTGCCCGGCGCCGGGATCCCATGGGCCGTGCACGCGGAAGCCGTACCGCTGGCCGGGGGTGACCGTGGGCAGGTAGCAGTGCCAGACGAAGCCGTCGACTTCTTCGAGTTCGATGCGCTGCTCGCGCCCGTCCTTGCCGATCAGGCACAACTCGACACGTTCGGCGACCTCGGAGAACAACGAGAAGTTCGTTCCCGCACCGTCATAGGTGGCGCCGAGCGGATAGGAGTCACCGGGCCAGACGGTATGGACGGACGAGCCCTCGGTCGTGGTCATCAGCCGGACCACCAGCCGGTGGCCGCGCCGATCTGGCGGCCCAGTTCATTGGTCATGGTGCGCATGTACGTCGACGAGATGTGGTGTGCGTCGTGGTACACCAGCACGTTCCCCTCCACTGCCCGGCAGTAGTCGACACGACACACTGCGTCGGTCATGTCCAACGGCTTGAGCAACGGGAACCGCTTGACGTAATCCAGTGTCGGGTTGCGATCAGACAGTACTTCGGATCGCTCGATGCCGCAGGAGACGGCGTCGCCGCCGTCGGAGAGGCAGTCGGACGGGAAGAACGGTTCCCCGTCGCGCACCATCCACGGGGTGTCGCGCATGGCCAGCACCGGAATCCCGTTGTCCGACAGTTCCTGCCAGATGCCGAGATAGCTCGAGGGCATCACGTCGCCCGGCTTGATGTTCCACGGGCGGGTGGACGTGGTGAAGACGTAGTCGGGGTGGTCGGCGATGATCTTGGGCAGCACCCGGTCGTTCCATTCCCGGCACTTGGGATAGGGATTGTTGTTCCCCATCACCAGCGGCATCTCCTCGGTGGTCAGCGGGCAACCCATCTTCAGGTACGTGACGACCTTGAAGTGGTGCAGCCGGCCGAGCAGGTCCAGTGCGGTGATCCAGTGCTCGGCGTGCGAACCGCCGGCCAGCGCGATGGTCCGCGCGGCCGCCTTGTCGCCATAGGTGCAGTTGATGATGCCGACGTTGTCGAAGTCGCTGATGCAGCCGTCGGTGGTGGACTGCGGGATGTCGTTCTTGGCTTCGAGCGCGGTCGGGCGCATCGGCAGCTGCGGCACCCTGGCGTTCTCCACCAGCGCCCGCGCGCCGGGGTAGTCGCGGGTGGACAGCACCGACAGCTCTTTGCCGTTGGCGCGCAGCACCGTGACGTGCTCGCGCCAGGTGAACGACGTCGCGGTCAGCGCCACCGCCAGGAGCGCCACGGCGGAGCCCAGCACGATCGTGGGCCAGGCGCAGCCGCGACCACAGCGACACCGCGCTGACGGGGCCGGTCGCCGCTGCCGAACCGCGCATCCGCAGCGGCTCCTCGACGTAGCGGGTGGTCAGCCACGCGAGCACACCCGACACCAGCAGAACCGATGCGCCTTCGACGAAGTTGACCCGCGAGTTGCCGGTGTAGGCCAGATAGAAGATCAGCAGCGGCCAGTGCCACAGGTACAGCGAGTACGCCATCGCGCCGAGCGCCACGAAGGGCCCGGACGCCAGCAGCCGGTTCGGCGCCGGGATCCGGCCCGCCGTGTACGGATCGGCGTGGCGGTTGGCCGCGGTGAGGATGAACAGCAGCGTCGCGCCGACGGGGACCAGGGCCCACGGGCCGGGGAACTCGCGTACCCCGTCGATCAGCGCGCCACAGGACAGGATCGCGCCGAGCGCGACGACGGCGAGCACGGTGCGCAGCCACATCGGGCAGCGCACGTAGGGCACCAGTGCGCCGACCAGCGCCCCGAGCAGCAGTTCCCATGCTCTGGCGAAGCTGTCGTAGTACGCCGTGGCCTGGTCGATGTTGTGCGCGTTGATCGCGTGGACGAACGACGCGACGGCCAGCGCGGTGAGCAGGACCACGAACGCGATGCGTGCGTGCCTGCCGAAGACGCGGCGGAACACCCACGCCGACAACATGATCAACGCCAGGAACGCGATGTAGAACTGGCCCTGCACCGACATCGACCAGATGTGCTGCAGCGGGCTGACCGTCTCGCCGGCGCGCAGGTAGTCCGACGCGGTGCGGGCCAGCTCCCAGTTCTGGTAGTAGCCCAGGCTGGCCAGGCTCTGGTCGGCGAAGGTCTCCCAGCGGGTCTGGGGCTGGATCAGCACCGTCAGTACGGCGGACACGGCCAGCACCACGACCAGCGCGGGCAGCAGTCGCCGGATCAGCCGGGTGACCTCCGGCACCGGACGCAACGCCACGCCGGGGGTCAGCGCACCGCGCAGCAGGCGCCCGCCGAAGAAGAAGCCGGACAGCACGAGGAAGACGTCGACGCCGCCGGAGACCCGGCCGAACCACACGTGGAACACGGCGACGAGCGCGATGGCGACGCCCCGGAGACCGTCCAGATCGTGCCGGTAGAAGCCCGAGTTGCGGGTGCCCATCCCCGCGCCACGCGCCGCGCGCGCTGCCGAAGTCGGGCCCGGGGCTCTCGGAGATGCCGGCCGGGCAGGGGCGAGGGTCATCATGGTCGACGGCTAATCTACCGAAGGTGCCTGCGATGACGCCTATCGAGATCAGCGCCGTCGACGCCGCTCACATATGGCATCCGTACAGCCCGATCGGTGCGGACGCGCTCGCGCCGGTGGTCGCCGTCGGCGCGCGCGGAGCATGCCTGACGCTGGTCCATCAGGGTCGCGAGGTCGAGGTGCTGGATGCGATGGCGTCGTGGTGGACCGCGGTGCACGGCCACGGCCACCCGGTGCTCGACGCGGCGATCACCCGTCAGCTCGCGACGATGAACCACGTCATGTTCGGCGGGCTCACCCACGAACCCGCGGCGCGGCTGGCGCAGCTGCTCGTCGAGGTCACCCCCGACGCACTGCAGACGGTGTTCTTCAGTGATTCGGGTTCGGTGTCGGTGGAGGTCGCGGTCAAGATGGCGCTGCAGTACTGGCGCAGCTCCGGCCACACCGCCAAGAGCCGGCTGATGACGTGGCGCGGCGGCTACCACGGCGACACGTTCACGCCGATGAGTGTGTGCGACCCCGACGGCGGCATGCACGAGCTGTGGACCGGGAAGAACTCGCTGCTCGCCGACCAGGTGTTCGCACCGCCGGTGCCGGCGGCCTACGACTCCGGCTATGTCGACACGTTCGAAGCGCAGCTCGCCGCGCACGC contains:
- the treY gene encoding malto-oligosyltrehalose synthase, encoding MTVLSTYRLQMRGQASGEAFTFADAENLVDYLADLGVSHLYLSPILTAGEGSSHGYDVTDPTTISAELGGPEGFERLVQQAHAAGLGVVVDIVPNHVGVESPEQNAWWWDLLAHGRESRYASFFDVDWTLDPDGRIVLPVLGSDDDVADLTVDGDVLRLGDRTWPIAPGTGPDAQPGSGPQVHDRQHYKLIGWRHNVCGYRRFFSITSLAGLRQEDRAVFDATHEEVRRWLTEGLVDGIRIDHPDGLSDPAGYLAWLREIAGPQAWIVIEKILAVDEALDNSLPVAGTTGYDALRECGGLFVDPSGRKALTALVEAAGVDHSAAHAQARALKKHAVTVTLGSELARLRRTVIAATGRDHDRLPDAIATVLSHIGVYRSDYPSLATVLPVALAETAAEQPELADALELLAAALTHREVEVRLQQLCGAATAKSMEDCLFYRDARLVSLNEVGGEPERFGVSAAEFHQRAAVRAAMWPAAMATLTTHDTKRGEDVRARIGVLSQVPSLWSEFVQSWQTSTPPPDPATGLFLWQNMFGVWPADGAVSDSLRQRLHAYTEKAIREAALHTSWNDPDEEFESAVHRWIDTVIDGPVGAEMTALVSRLDAHGRNDALGQKLITLTAPGVPDVYQGTELWEDSLVDPDNRRAVDYAARREALATGEHPKMRVVRAALHLRRERPDTFLSGGYQPLLADGDAAEHVVSFQRGDDVVVAVGRWTARLDETGWGETTLTLPEGTWTDRLTGASLRGPVRAADLFAGLPVALLVRDDA
- the glgX gene encoding glycogen debranching protein GlgX codes for the protein MTTTEGSSVHTVWPGDSYPLGATYDGAGTNFSLFSEVAERVELCLIGKDGREQRIELEEVDGFVWHCYLPTVTPGQRYGFRVHGPWDPGAGHRCDSSKLLLDPYGKSFHGDFAFSQALYSYDLDAEDPAGGGVPPRVDSLGHTMTSVVINPFFQWGSDRPPRTPYHETVIYEAHVKGMTQTHPGVPQELRGTYAGLAHPVIIDHLKSLNITAIELMPVHQFMHDHRLLDLGLRNYWGYNTFGFFAPHNQYAANRAAGGAVAEFKTMVRAFHEAGIEVILDVVYNHTAEGNHLGPTVNFRGIDNAAYYRLLDGDLRLYKDFTGTGNSLNARHPHTLQLIMDSLRYWVIDMHVDGFRFDLASTLAREFYDVDRLSAFFDIIQQDPVISQVKLIAEPWDIGEGGYQVGNFPGLWTEWNGKYRDTVRDYWRGEPATLGEFASRLTGSSDLYEATGRRPSASINFVTCHDGFTLNDLVSYNEKHNEANGEHNRDGESHNRSWNCGVEGPTDDPEIRALRGRQMRNIIATLMLSQGTPMIAHGDEMGRTQQGNNNVYCQDSELSWMDWSLCDTNADLVEFTRRVVKFRKDHPVFRRRRFFEGKPLRTGDQVRDIAWLNPSGQEMTQQDWGSGFECISVFLNGDAIPAPDDRGERVTDDSFLLCFNAHDEPLDFVVPDGDYAKEWAGAIDTTEPQGETTLEVVAGETISLEPYSLLVLRKTA